A stretch of Alligator mississippiensis isolate rAllMis1 chromosome 14, rAllMis1, whole genome shotgun sequence DNA encodes these proteins:
- the CSRP1 gene encoding cysteine and glycine-rich protein 1 gives MPNWGGGKKCGVCQKTVYFAEEVQCEGNSFHKSCFLCMVCKKNLDSTTVAVHGEEIYCKSCYGKKYGPKGYGYGQGAGTLSTDKGESLGIKPEESQPHQPTNNPNASRMAQKVGGSDGCPRCGQVVYAAEKVIGAGKSWHKACFRCAKCGKGLESTTLADKDGEIYCKGCYAKHFGPKGFGFGQGAGALAHAQ, from the exons ATGCCGaactggggtggagggaagaagTGCGGCGTATGCCAGAAGACGGTGTACTTTGCTGAGGAGGTGCAATGTGAAGGCAACAGCTTCCACAAGTCCTGCTTCTTATGCA TGGTCTGTAAAAAGAACCTGGACAGCACCACCGTCGCAGTGCACGGGGAAGAGATCTACTGCAAGTCCTGCTATGGCAAGAAGTACGGCCCCAAAGGCTACGGATACGGGCAAGGAGCCGGGACCCTGAGCACCGACAAGGGCGAGTCGCTGGGAATCAAGCCTGAAGA GAGCCAGCCTCACCAACCCACCAACAATCCCAACGCTTCCAGGATGGCCCAGAAAGTGGGTGGCTCTGACGGGTGCCCACGCTGCGGGCAGGTGGTGTATGCTGCTGAGAAAGTGATTGGAGCTGGAAAG TCCTGGCACAAGGCTTGTTTCCGATGTGCCAAGTGTGGGAAAGGCCTGGAATCCACCACCTTGGCTGACAAAGACGGAGAAATCTACTGCAAAG GATGTTACGCCAAGCACTTTGGGCCTAAGGGTTTTGGCTTTGGGCAAGGAGCTGGTGCACTTGCCCATGCCCAGTGA